From the genome of Anomalospiza imberbis isolate Cuckoo-Finch-1a 21T00152 chromosome 18, ASM3175350v1, whole genome shotgun sequence:
TCCTGTGCCTGCAGAGTTTCACTTGTTCCATTCCCAAGGCGTCTACAGAGCAACCAGCAGAGATAGATGGGGAAAATGAAGGTAAAATAGAAAGACAAACTAAAGCTGAACTTCACGGGGACTATGGAGGATCTGCTGTGGGGGTCTTGCCCGTGGAAATACAAATCCAGCAATGGGAGCCAGGTTTGCTTCTGCCAGCAAGGTGCTGAGTACCAGTGGGgctgcttctgctgccctgctgtgccaggaatGAGTCCCTGGACTGAGATTTGGGTGTTCGGAGAGGCAGTGTTGGGGAATTGGAATCAGCTGAGGACACAGGTAGTGGTGGGTCTAACTGCTTTCAGTGCTTGCCTGCTGGGCAGTTTCTCAGCTTGAAGTCACCTTCTGATGGTCAGGGACAGGAGTACTCCTGCTCCACTCCTGGGCAGCCAGCTGGGCTCattcctgtccccagcagcagaggcCCTGGTTCTGACTCACGTGGTCCTCGCTGTTGTGCTGGGTGGTAAAAGAGGTGACAACCTGCCATCACCCGTCCTCTTCACTGGTGGTCTGGTGGAGGTCTCTCCCTGTCCTGGAGTAGAGGTGCTagctccagctcagccagcaCTGTGTGTTTTGGGTGGTGATGGATGTCTCAGGTgccagggaagagctggagctggtgctgctcttctgctggcactgctggctctgTTTGCTCGACTGACCAAACCCTCCCTTGCCCGTGGCAGAGGAGAGAAGCCTCAGAAGACCAGGAGCTCCCTGAAAatgagaaggaaagaagggcTAGAGTGGAGATCAGGCAGCTGCAGACCCGTTTTCATCATGAATCGTACAAGAGGAAATTCTTCGATGCCGATATCTGGCGGCAAATGCAGGCTCAGGAGTGAGTACAGCTCTGCTTGGCTGCCTGGAGCTTGGGACGTTCCTCCATGCCAAAATCACGGATTTATAGAAtcccacaggcagggacaccttccactctcccatgttgctccaagcccagtccagcctggccttagacacctccagggatggggcagccacagcttttctgggcaatctgtgccagggcctcagcactcTCCGAGTAAAGAGTGTCTTCCTAGCATCTGATCTCAATCTCTCTTCTTTTAGCTTAAatccattccctcttgtcctatcacacCTGCACATATAAAATGTTGCTCCCTCTTTTTTATAAAGAGATCTGGggaccacagagcagagatggggAGGGGTAAGGACCTGCCCTGGCAGATGGGATGTGGTAAATGTCATTTGTTGTTCCATTTTTACAGAAAAGCAATAGATGAGCTGAAGCAAGAACACAGACATGTGACATTAATGCTGAGCCAGCTCTATTCACCGAGCAGTGTGATACTGGAAAACAGAAATCGTATGAAGATCCAAAGCCTTTTGCAGACCAAAATACAGAATGATGCCCTgatcaaagaaagaaaagctcatTTAGCTGACCTGGCCAAGCAGGTAAGAGCATCTGGATTGTTCCCTGtctgagcacagcagggcagAGTCACAGAGTGAGACCTGTGGCTGAAACTCCTCAGTGTAAAACATTTAATTCAGGCCTTGGAATATTCCTCCTGGCAAGTGACACATGACAATGACAAATGGATAGAGCCAGGCTCCCATTCAAGTCAGCAGCACTGACTGGAAAAGTGAGCTTGGACTCTCAACCTTGTCCCACTGGTCTCTGCACCCCTGTGTGATGGTACACACAGCTTGGGGCCACAAAcatccctctccttctcccttcaCTTTTTTTATTCTCCTGAAAAAGAGGTAAAACTGGAACAGTGCTGTCTGAGGTGTGGCAAATACAGGAACAGCAGCATCTGAGGGTTGTCCCATCCCTTCTCCTGAGGACATCCTGGTTGGATttgggcagggatggggtgggaaGCCAAGAAGGGAAACGTGGGCTATGGAAGTGACAGTTCCCTTCAGCATTGTTCTCAGAGCCAGCTGTCCAAGCAGGACTCCAGGGAACGTGTTTGGATAGTTTGCCAttgctggaggtgctgcagaGCTTTCACAACAGGGTTAGCTTTCTGTCAGGGATGATAACTCTGACTTGCCTGAGTCATCCCTCCCCCACCTGCCCCGCGCTTCACTGTTCTCCAGCTGCTTCACTCTTTAATGGATTTATTTCCTCTGGAAGCTCCCCACTTCTGGCAGAAGTTTTCCTCCATTCATTCCCAGGGAGGACTGCACAGATCCCTGCCTGGCCAGCACAATACCTCTACCAAAGCCCCATCCTCATTGCCTCTTCCACTCTACAAAGTGCTGCTGTGCCATGTTCAGCACCTGCTGGAGTTCCCTCCAAAAACGGCTGCACTTCCTTTGTGACACAAGAAACCCCCATTTCCAGTTACAGTTCAtgtttctgtgtgtgcaggatgGGATCCTTTGAGACTAAAGCTGCTCCTATAACTGCAAGCTCATTAGTGACATGGTTGCTGTAGTTCAGGTCAGCAGAGGGGATTTTCTTTGGCTCTGAGTCCTGACAAAAGTCCAGAATGTAGGGGTGGAGATTAtacttcctgttttttttttccctgcttgtGTGTGCAGGTtgtagagctggaaaaaaagaTAGTGAAGCAAAGAGACACAACCTGGAGGATGTTGGAAGCAAAGAGCCACAAACACCTGCAGAAGAAGATTGAGTTACTGGAGATACGTCTGAGACatgtaaggaaatgttttgGAGACTTTGGAAGAACATGTGTGGGGTCACACAGGGGCCTGGGACCTTTCTGGTCAGGACAAAGCACAGTGGTGAAAATGTATTTGGTTGACACAAGCTGCATAAAGCACCTGGTTTGTTCCCCTGGCCTGATCATTCCCAGAATATCTCAAAGACTCCTTCAGGCTTGGTGACCCAAATGCAGCACTTGTGCTGTGCCAAGAGGCCTGAAGGTCTGCACCTGCTTTGTGATCAAACTGTGCTGCCTGGAGCCACCTTGCCTTGGACAAAGCCAGCTCCAGGTCTCTGCTGTGGTCAACCTGGTCTTCTGTTGCCTTTCCTCTCTTGGGGAGAAGGACAATGCAGGGCCAGCTTCAAATCTCTTGGGCTGTGTTTGACCCTGCCCTGGTCAAGGTCCTTAAGCAGAAACCTGAACCCCCCAGTCCCCCACCAGTTCCACAGCTTCTGCTTTGCTCTCCCCAGGTCACTGTCCATTACAACACCATCATGACCCGAAACAACAGGCTCCGAGAAGAGACTGCCAGCCTGCAGATCCAGAAAGCCATTTATGTCAACAGCTACTGGAAGCTGGAAAAAAGTCTGGTTCAGCAGAACAAATTGCTGAACGCTGCTATCGAGCTAGCCACAGAAGACTACGAGCAGTGGTACGTGGCCTTGTCAGCCCTCTGGGCAAAACCTGGGGCTGATGGGTGGTGCCAGTGATGAGTATTCAAACAGAGAGACCAACCAAGGCTTCAGAGAGAGGATTCACCACTCCCATCCAGGTCTGGGTGCTAAGGGCTGGGTGCCTGGTCAGTGTGGGGAGACTGGTACCTCCAGGGTGTTTTATTCCATCTATCCCAGATGTTTCTTTGGATGGGATGAATTGCCCCATGGAGGAGTCTATTTTTTCTGAGTCTCACCTGAGCTGGGTACTATGCCCGAatacaaaacccaaaaaaagcaGTGTTAGTGGCTGTGAATTCCCACTGGACTAACTCCACTCCATCCAGACGAGAGCTGGGAACGGGCACAGCATCACAGGGGCTTTGGCAGGTCTGGCCCTCCTGGGAGTGGCCAGGAACACAGAGCAACACAAGGTGTGAGGGCTGCTCTCCGTGTGCAGGATGGAGGATCTGGGGCGGATCTCGGACATTCGGGACGTGCACTGCAGAGAAACCATCCAGTACAACATCAGGCTGCTGGAGAGGAAGTGTGCCCTTCACTGGGAGACCAGGCTgaaaaagttcttcctcagCAAATGTGCAGATCACTCTGCATTGAGGGAACAGGCCAAAGAGAGAGAAGGTATCAGAGGAGAATTTGTGGGACTGGGACCACAAACCCAAAGTCTGCAGAGCTgatggggctgggctgctcATGGTGGTTTATAGACTTGCACCCCAAAGGCAGGATGCCTGCCCTGCCCACAACCTCCCCCACCCAACCTTCACCCTACAAGCAAAAAGGCTGAACAGCGATAATTGAGTGAGACTGAGTGTCTTGGGGTGCCCTTgggacagggagctgctcctgtgTGCAACCATGGCTCCTTTtaccacagaaccacagaacaggttgggttggaaaggagtcttaaaactcatccagttccaccccctccatgggcagggacacctttcactatcccaggttgctccaaaccccgtccagcctggccttggacacttccaggggtggggcagccagagcttctctgggcaccctgtgccagggcctcatcaccctcacagggaagaattgcTTCCTAACAtttaatctaatctaatctaatctaatcaTTCTATCCTCTGGGGAGGGGATCCCATGGTGTTTGCTCCATTCCCATGACATCCCTGCTCAGTTTCCTGGTGGAAGAGGCACCCTCTGCCCCTCCAGcactgctccctcctgccccagccccgcaCCAAACccctcagcactgcaggcaATGCTCTGCAAAGGACAACCAcggctctctgtctctttctcaGCCTTTGAGGCAGCTGAGAGGGCCAAAAGGAGCCAAAAGGAGAGCTATGAGGTGGCTTACAAGCATCTGCTGGAGCTGTCAGATGGAGACATCGATGATTTCTTGGAGGACTTCATTGAAAAGGACAGGAGATTCTTCATCCTCTTTAGCTATGCCATTAGGCTGAACGTCAGGAACGAGGGTCTCAGGCAGAGGATCCAGGAGATCCAGGTCTGTTCCTGGCTCTTTGTGTGTCCCCTTTCCAGGTCGTGATTTTGTGTCAGGGTGGGTTTGTCCTCTCCCAAGTGTCCGGCATCACTGCCTACACCaaagcctggctccagccacacAGGTGGGATTAGGGAGATGCAAAGGAGCAGCCAAAACCATAACTCCGCTGTGTTCTCGGAGCTAAACGTGTCTCAATGCTGCCACCGTGTACCCAGCAAAAATACTGCAGGGTCCCGGCGAGCCAGGAGCTTCCCCGAGCCGTGTGGGGCTGCCTGGAGAGGGAAGTGGGGCTGTCCATATCCCTGGAcgtgtccctgctccctgggctgtccccagcctccGTCTGGCGGGTCAGGTAGGATTCCATCGGTACCCACTCCACGTGCTGGTGTTCCCACAGGATGATACGATGGCCATCACAAGGGAGCGGGAACAGGCAGAAACAGCCCGGACTCAcgtcctgcaggagctggaggtaTGGTGGCCGTGGATTGCCTCTGGAAGAGCAGCATATCCCTGTCTGTCCCAGGGAGTCTGGTCCTGTAAATGCTGCTCTGGCCGGTGGCTGGAGAGGTGTGGGCAGAAAAGGGCCCTGCAAAGGTTTTGGCAGCTCCCAGTGCATGGTGAGagggtggctgtggggctcTTGCCAGCCCTGGTCCACTATGGGCAGCTGGGGATAttcaagaactgtctggacacaatcctgtgctctgtgctctgggatgaccctgctcgagtagaggttggaccagattttgatcccttccaacctgacccatccTGGGGTCCTGTGATTCGGTCTCCAGACTGAAACTGGGCAGCACTGGGGTGGTGGGATCAGCGAGGGGCTGGTGTGACacctttgtgacacaaagacCTTTGCTGGTAGGCAAAAATAACAGAGACCACCGAGGAAGCCAACAAGTATGAGAACAAATGCAAGGAGAGCAGCAAACTCCTGGGACAGATCCAATCTCGCATGGAGACCCTCTTGAAGGACATGGACTGTGACACTACAATGATAGTGAAGCCTCTTGGGGAGAGCATGGTGCCAGTTTTTGGTAGGTCAGGGCTGCCCATCTTCCCGTGCCCCATGCCTTGGGAAGTCCTGTCCACCACCTGCTCTCACTGTGTTTAAATTGAGCTTTAGTTTTGCCCTGTCCCATCAGTCATGTGTGCCCCAAGGCGAATTTGCAATGCCAAATTCCCAGCAAATTTGGGAGCTAATTTGGATATATAAACATCCCAGTGGATCCCCAAACTCTCATCGTGGCTCTGGGTGCTGAAGTGCAATGGGGGtcagcctctcctcccaggCAGCCAGCAAGAGGACAAGGGAATTGCAcgaggggaggttcaggttggatactaggaaaaatttcttcactgaaatagtggtcaagcattggaaccAGCTTCCCAGGGAAGGGGTTGAGTCACCACCCTTGAAGTGTTCCAAAAATAAAGCGGATGTGGCACTTCGGTATGCTTTAACAGGCAGGGGATATTCAGTATGAAGTTGGACTTAGTGATTTTGGAGGTCTGTTCCAACATCAATGgctctgtgattttatgattccatGACCCAGCCTTGGCCCCCTGATGCTGGGGGAGGGAAGCCGGTGGAtcccctgctctgggcagggtccTGGTGCAGGGACACTGCGGGACACTGCTCCTTCCCACCCAGGTCTCGTGGAGAACAAGATCAAGGAGTTCCTGCTGAGGGAGTCCTTGCTGCGCTACACGTCTATCAGTCGTGCCCAGCGCTCCCAGGCCTTCATCAGCCCCCTCCAGGGAGCCTCCAACCTCCTCTGGACCATGGACCGGGCCAAGCTCTGCCCACCCCCGCCAGACCTGGAGACCACTGACCCCAAAACCGGTGAGCAGGGAGTGGGGAGAGAGGGGCCATGGCTGGGTAGCAGCCGTTCCCCAATCCCCCgtggctgcctggccaagacTTGCTGCCACATGTCCTTCTCAGTCCATCCCCTCCAGCCTGTCCTGCCCCACCGGGGGCTATGAGGCCTCTAAAACTGTGTATTATGGGAAGGCTATTCTCTTTGGCAGCAGAAGAGCCGCTGGGCCGGGCTCAGCTGCGTCAGCTCGTTACCAAGAGGCTCGAGGAGGAGCTGGCCAGGCCCTCCAGCTCAggccagaggaggaggagatttGCATCACAGAGTGCATCAGGGGCCAAGAGCCCATCAGGGACCAGGAGCCTGTCACGGACCAGGAGCCCACCAGGGAATTAAAGAAGCAGTTTCATTTCTTGAGCTCCTGCATCCTGCACATCATTCCATCTTCCTCCTCTGGAAGGAGCCCAACACCTTTCACAGGCTTCAGAACCTCACCAGGTGGTGTTTTGGCATGGCTTCACCCATTGCTGACAGCACCCGCAGTCAGGGCAGGATCAGCTGCTCTACCACAGGGTGACATCCCTGTGGCATTCCACACAGCCAGAGATGGGGACCACGGTGCCAATCCTGCACTGTGCTCgagggcagggcctggcacgTGGGATGCAGGGGCTGAGTGTGCTCATGGGGTGTTCCCTGCTAAGCTGGCAGAAGCTGACAACTCTCTGCTGCCTAAAGGAAATCTGAGCTCTGTGGGACCAGGTGGGATGGGCATGGCCCAGTGTGGAacaggctggtttggggctgggagtgggagtgggagtgggaggCAGAGGGGCTCGAGGACACAAGAGGGTCACGTGCAGTAGGTCTGGGGTGCTGAGGCCAGCAGGGTCTGGAAGGATCTGAGGGCTCCCACGGGGCACAGGCACACCACACAAGCCCAAGCACTGCTCACACCAGCAGCTGGATTTCCTCTTGCCAAAAGGCTGTTTAATGTGAATGCCATTCCTGTGCCAAATTCCCAGGCACGTGCCTCTCCaggggaagaggaaagggaacCCCTGTGTGACCTAGGGAGAGGTGCTTGCAGTggcagccccggccctgagCCTGGGCTAGTCCTTCTCTTCACCATGAGTAATGACATGGACCAGGTTCTTGTAGTCCAGGTTGCCAGACATGTCCGGAGGGAAGGCAGCGAACATCTGATCGATCTGCCGGAAAAGAGCAGCGAGAAAAGGTGGCATGAGAGGTGTTTGGGACCAGGGCTTGGAGAAGGGATGGGTTCTGTTGGGATGGAGGGAGGCTGGCAGAGGGTAGGAAGAAGATCATACCTCTTCCTGGGAAAACCTCTCCCCCTGCGTCATCAGCATTTCTTTGATGCTGCAAACG
Proteins encoded in this window:
- the CCDC63 gene encoding coiled-coil domain-containing protein 63 yields the protein MGKMKRREASEDQELPENEKERRARVEIRQLQTRFHHESYKRKFFDADIWRQMQAQEKAIDELKQEHRHVTLMLSQLYSPSSVILENRNRMKIQSLLQTKIQNDALIKERKAHLADLAKQVVELEKKIVKQRDTTWRMLEAKSHKHLQKKIELLEIRLRHVTVHYNTIMTRNNRLREETASLQIQKAIYVNSYWKLEKSLVQQNKLLNAAIELATEDYEQWMEDLGRISDIRDVHCRETIQYNIRLLERKCALHWETRLKKFFLSKCADHSALREQAKEREAFEAAERAKRSQKESYEVAYKHLLELSDGDIDDFLEDFIEKDRRFFILFSYAIRLNVRNEGLRQRIQEIQVCSWLFDDTMAITREREQAETARTHVLQELEAKITETTEEANKYENKCKESSKLLGQIQSRMETLLKDMDCDTTMIVKPLGESMVPVFGLVENKIKEFLLRESLLRYTSISRAQRSQAFISPLQGASNLLWTMDRAKLCPPPPDLETTDPKTGEQGVGREGPWLGSSRSPIPRGCLAKTCCHMSFSVHPLQPVLPHRGL